The following proteins are co-located in the Mycolicibacterium goodii genome:
- a CDS encoding response regulator transcription factor, whose translation MTAISVSEHSPRPRQAILGQLPRIQRADGSPIRVLLVDDEPALTNLVKMALYYEGWTVEVARNGRDAVVKFNEIDPDVVILDIMLPDVDGMQVLQRVRQSGAYTPTLFLTARDSVLDKVSGLTAGADDYMIKPFSLEELVARLRGLLRRYAHTTPPAHEVLKVGDMVLDSASRGVTRGGEPITLTATEFELLRYLMRNPRRALSRAEILDRVWKYGFGGRTSIVDLYISYLRKKVDAGRDPMIHTIRGVGYMLRPAD comes from the coding sequence ATGACGGCCATCTCGGTATCCGAGCACTCTCCGCGACCGCGTCAGGCCATCCTCGGGCAGTTGCCACGCATCCAGCGTGCGGACGGGTCGCCGATCCGGGTGTTGCTGGTCGACGATGAACCGGCACTGACCAACCTGGTGAAGATGGCGTTGTACTACGAGGGCTGGACCGTGGAGGTCGCCCGCAACGGGCGCGACGCGGTGGTCAAGTTCAACGAAATCGACCCGGACGTCGTAATTCTCGACATCATGTTGCCGGACGTGGACGGTATGCAGGTCCTGCAACGGGTCCGCCAGTCCGGCGCCTATACCCCCACGCTGTTCCTCACCGCACGAGATTCCGTGCTGGACAAGGTTTCTGGTTTGACCGCCGGTGCCGACGACTACATGATCAAGCCGTTCAGTCTGGAAGAACTGGTGGCTCGATTGCGCGGGCTGCTGCGGCGCTACGCCCACACCACACCGCCTGCCCACGAGGTGCTCAAGGTCGGCGACATGGTGCTCGACAGTGCGAGCCGCGGTGTCACCCGCGGTGGCGAGCCGATCACGTTGACCGCCACCGAGTTCGAATTGTTGCGCTATCTCATGCGCAATCCGCGACGCGCGTTGAGCCGGGCCGAGATCCTGGACCGGGTGTGGAAATACGGGTTCGGCGGCAGAACCAGCATCGTGGATCTCTACATCTCCTATCTGCGCAAGAAGGTCGACGCCGGTCGCGACCCGATGATCCACACGATTCGCGGTGTGGGCTACATGCTGCGGCCCGCCGACTGA